Within Conexibacter woesei DSM 14684, the genomic segment AGGTAGTAGAGCGACCCGAGCCCGGCGCCGAAGTCGTCGATCGCGAAGCGGCAGCCGAGCGCGCGCACCTGCTGGGCGAACGCGCGCGCCAGCTGGATGTCGGCGACGGCGGCGGTCTCCGGTATCTCGAAGACGAGGTTGCGCGGGTCGACGCCGGTGCGCCGCAGCTCTCCGGCGATCGCCGCCAGCAGGTCGGTGTCGGCGAGCGAGCGGCCGGAGACGTTGACCTCCAGCGGCGTCGCGGTGCCGCTGCGCTCCAGCTCGGCGAGCAGGCCGATCGCGCGCCGCGCGACCCAGCTGTCGATCGCGACGATCAGGCCGTCGCGCTCGGCGATCGAGAGGAACGCGGCGGGCGGGATCAGGTCGCCGTGCGAGCCGGTCAGGCGCAGCAGCAGCTCGTGCTGGACGACGACGCCGCTGGTGGCGTCGACGACCGGCTGGGCGACCAGCGCGAAGCGATCGTGCGCGAGCGCGTCGACGATCCGGTCGCGCCAGGTCGTGCGCGCGCGGCTGCGTGAGCGCGCGTGGACGTCGGCCTCGAAGAACGCGAAGCCGTCGCCGCCGCTGTCCTTGGCGTCGTACATCGCGAGGTCGGCGTCGACCACGGCCGCCTCGGCGCTCAGCTCCGAGCGCTCGTCGAGCACCGTCGCGCCGACGCTGATCGTCACGTGGGTGCGCTCGCCGTCGCCGGGGTCGGCCTGCGCGCGGACGGCCTCGACGAGTCTGCGCGCGACGATCTCGGCCTCGGCGCGGTCGGCCTTCGGCAGCAGCACGGCGAACTCGTCGCCGCCGATCCGCGCGACCGTGTCGGTCGAGCGCAGCCGGCGGTGCAGGACGCGCGCGACGCTGGCGATCACGCGGTCGCCGGCCGTGTGGCCGTAGGCGTCGTTGACCTGCTTGAAGCGGTCGACGTCGACCACGAGCACAGCGCCCTCGGGGCCGTAGCGGCGCACATGCGCGACGTGGCGCTCCAGTTCCTGCTCGAAGCGGCGGCGGTTCAGCAGGCCGGTGAGCGGGTCGTGGTCGGCCATGTGCTGGAGGTGCGCCTCGACGCGCTTGCGCTCGGTGATGTCGAGCACCTGGACGAGCACGCGCGAGCGGCCGCCGTCGGTGTCGCGCAGCGCGGCGGCGTGGACGGCCGCGGGAACCGGCTGGCCGGTCGCGTGCAGGCAGCGGATCTCAGTCTCGAGGCCGCGGCGCTCGCCGGCCCGCAACGCCGCGATCGCGCCGCTCAGCCGCGGGAGATCCTCAGGGTGGACGAGCTCGGCGAGCGTGCGGCCGCGCAGCTCCTCGGGGGTGAAGCCGACGATGCGCGCGAGCGCGGGGTTGGCGACGACGACGCGGTCGCCGTCGTCGAGGACGGCGTTGCCGATCGGCGCCGTGTCGAAGATCGTCCGCAGGTTTGATTCGGCGCGGCGGATGGAGCGCCGGTGGAGCCGGCGGGCGCCGAGCAGCGCGGTGCCGGCGAGCAGTGCGATGACGGGCAGCAGCAGGATCACGCCCCATCCATCGGTCCAGCGAACGGCGGCTTGACTGTTGGATGGTCGCTTTCATACCGAGGCACTACGGTTCGGCGCGATCGCGCGCCTGCGGCGCGCTCACGCCGTGACGCGGGCGGTGAGGACGCCGGCGACGATCAGCGCGATCGCGCCCAGTCGGCCGGCGGTGACCGGGTCGTCGTGCAGCGCGATGCCGAGCGAGACGGCGCCGATCGTGCCGATGCCGGTGAAGACGGCGTAGCCGGTGCCGGTCGGCAGGTCGCGCAGCGCGAGCGTGAGCAGGTAGACGGCCGTGCCGCCGAGCACCAGTGCGACGATGCTCGGCCCGAGCCGGGTGAAGCCGTCGGTCGGCTTCAGGCTCTGCGACCAGACGACCTCGACGGCACCGGCGAGCAGGAGGTAGACCCAGCTCACGCGACCACCTCCGCGGCGGGGGTGCGCCCCCGGCGCAGCTCCAGTGCGAGTCGCGCGACACGGCGGCCGAGGTGCTCGGCGGTGCGCAGGTCGGAGTCGCGCGGCGCTGCTGCCGCGTCGAGGTCGAGCGGCGAGTGGCTCATCGCGCCGAGCCAGCTGCCGAGGCGGTTCAGCTCGTCGGGGCTGCCGTCCGACGTCGCCCAGCCGGCCTTGAGGTCGAGCCCGACCCAGATCATCCCGTGCTGCGCGGCGAGGATCGAGAACGTCTGGAGCGTGTTGAGCTTGTCGCCGGCGATCGTGCCGGAGTTCGTGAAGCCGGCGGCGACCTTGTCGCGCCAGCGATCCTCCAGCCACCGTCCCTGCGTCGCAGCGGCGAACGCGGTGAACGGTGCCGACGGCGCGCCCATGTGCGTCGGCGAGCCGAACACGATCGCGTCCGCTTCGTCGAGCGTGGTCCAGTCGTCGTCGGCGAGCATGTCGAGGCGCACGAGCGCCGCGCTCGCGTCGGCGACCGCCGCCGCACCGGCCGCGACGGCGGCGGCCTGCCGGGCGGTATGGCCGGTGGCGGAGTGGAACGCGATCGCGACGGAGATCTGCGAATGGGGAGCGGGCATGGAGATCCTCCTCGGTGTGATAAGTGAGACCGTGGTCCGGTTGCAGGTCGCGAGCGTAGCAGAACTGAGACCGCGGTCCGCTTTGGTGTGTC encodes:
- a CDS encoding DMT family transporter produces the protein MSWVYLLLAGAVEVVWSQSLKPTDGFTRLGPSIVALVLGGTAVYLLTLALRDLPTGTGYAVFTGIGTIGAVSLGIALHDDPVTAGRLGAIALIVAGVLTARVTA
- a CDS encoding flavodoxin family protein — its product is MPAPHSQISVAIAFHSATGHTARQAAAVAAGAAAVADASAALVRLDMLADDDWTTLDEADAIVFGSPTHMGAPSAPFTAFAAATQGRWLEDRWRDKVAAGFTNSGTIAGDKLNTLQTFSILAAQHGMIWVGLDLKAGWATSDGSPDELNRLGSWLGAMSHSPLDLDAAAAPRDSDLRTAEHLGRRVARLALELRRGRTPAAEVVA
- a CDS encoding putative bifunctional diguanylate cyclase/phosphodiesterase: MILLLPVIALLAGTALLGARRLHRRSIRRAESNLRTIFDTAPIGNAVLDDGDRVVVANPALARIVGFTPEELRGRTLAELVHPEDLPRLSGAIAALRAGERRGLETEIRCLHATGQPVPAAVHAAALRDTDGGRSRVLVQVLDITERKRVEAHLQHMADHDPLTGLLNRRRFEQELERHVAHVRRYGPEGAVLVVDVDRFKQVNDAYGHTAGDRVIASVARVLHRRLRSTDTVARIGGDEFAVLLPKADRAEAEIVARRLVEAVRAQADPGDGERTHVTISVGATVLDERSELSAEAAVVDADLAMYDAKDSGGDGFAFFEADVHARSRSRARTTWRDRIVDALAHDRFALVAQPVVDATSGVVVQHELLLRLTGSHGDLIPPAAFLSIAERDGLIVAIDSWVARRAIGLLAELERSGTATPLEVNVSGRSLADTDLLAAIAGELRRTGVDPRNLVFEIPETAAVADIQLARAFAQQVRALGCRFAIDDFGAGLGSLYYLKHLPFDMLKLDGELVEQCSRTVADRLVIESAVNVAHGLGAVAIAEQVGDAETHALLTGLGVDLIQGHHIAMPQPLAVAFGELSPEAV